One Aegilops tauschii subsp. strangulata cultivar AL8/78 chromosome 7, Aet v6.0, whole genome shotgun sequence genomic window carries:
- the LOC141027079 gene encoding uncharacterized protein, giving the protein MRPDHSVGSSPRAAWSRLQGRIHLMGLRGQEGDSALCTARLAVACRGGLMGLSAPSDMAGCFCQAVIEVFGPEYLRQPTAADTERLLGQYKGHVKACTDILEAVASQDLWIWHSFFGMAGSHNDINVLQRSRVFARLAEGHTPPVNFEINGHQYNKGYYLADGIYPQWSTFVKTISKPQGEKRKRFSQMQESARKDVERAFGVLQSRWGIVRNPALSWDETKLWEMMTTCVIMYNMIVEDERDESIFDQGFDYQGENVEPLHQEPATFEQFVQFHRELRDWHTYLDLQNDLVEHVWDHTGNQ; this is encoded by the exons ATGCGGCCCGATCATTCTGTAGGTTCATCTCCTAGAGCTGCATGGTCCAGACTCCAGGGACG TATCCATCTCATGGGGCTTCGTGGACAAGAGGGTGACAGTGCCCTCTGCACCGCCCGTCTTGCGGTGGCATGCCGTGGGGGGCTCATGGGGCTCTCCGCGCCGTCTGATATGGCCGGATG TTTCTGCCAGGCTGTGATCGAagtgtttggccctgagtacttgaggCAGCCAACTGCCGCTGATACAGAGAGATTGCTG ggccaGTACAAGGGGCATGTCAAGGCGTGCACTGACATATTAGAAGCGGTGGCTTCGCAGGATCTTTGGATATGGCATTCTTTCTTCGGCATGGCAGGttctcacaatgatatcaacgtgttGCAGCGTTCTCGAGTCTTCGCAAGGCTTGCAGAAGGCCACACCCCACCTGTCAACTTTGAGATCAATGGCCACCAGTACAACAAGGGATACTATCTAGCTGATGGTATTTATCCTCAGTGGTCAACTTTTGTGAAGACAATCTCGAAACCCCAAGGTGAGAAGAGAAAGAGATTTTCCCAAATgcaagagagtgctagaaagGATGTGGAACGTGCTTTTGGTGTGCTTCAATCCCGGTGGGGTATCGTTCGAAACCCTGCACTGTCATGGGATGAAACGAAGCTTTGGGAGATGATGACTACTTGTGTGATCATGTACAACATGATCGTCGAGGACGAGCGTGATGAGAGTATCTTCGACCAAGGATTTGATTATCAAGGTGAAAATGTTGAACCCCTGCACCAAGAACCGGCCACATTTGAACAGTTTGTCCAATTCCACCGTGAGCTGCGTGATTGGCACACTTATTTGGATCTTCAAAATGACTTGGTTGAGCACGTGTGGGATCACACTGGCAATCAATAG
- the LOC109735898 gene encoding uncharacterized protein isoform X1: MAAGPTPSTAASFRPPLPPPPPCFDYRSASLADTRASAAAADPALAGLVESGALVRVPRRRFGPVPAWRPPDFAEPEDVWILGTSHLSAESADEVERVLRAVRPDNVVVELCRSRAGIMYASDDASGEPLLKSNMFSLGGAKFFGAVNRSINLGGQSALALRLLLAVFSSKISSGANRPFGEEFRAARRVSEDIGAQLVLGDRPIEITLERALKSLSWDEKTKLVISLFRGITSTTDMPQQDEKAAVSPYELYEKLSSSYPSLLQPLVHERDMFMAWSLKRSKAVNKSKTVVGVIGKGHMNGVVYALISDQGDLRFRDLVGRESSETWASSVVKGLVRDTVIGLALWALYELLQAAAVHIKL, translated from the exons ATGGCAGCGGGCCCCACGCCATCCACCGCCGCGTCCTTCCGGCCGCCcctgccgcctccgccgccgtgcttCGACTATCGGTCCGCGTCGCTCGCCGACACGCGTGCCAGCGCAGCCGCGGCGGACCCAGCGTTGGCTGGGTTGGTCGAGTCCGGCGCACTGGTACGCGTCCCGCGGCGGCGGTTCGGGCCGGTGCCGGCGTGGCGGCCGCCGGACTTCGCTGAGCCCGAGGACGTGTGGATCCTCGGGACCTCGCACCTCTCCGCGGAGTCCGCCGACGAGGTCGAGCGCGTGCTCCGTGCCGTCCGCCCCGACAACGTCGTCGTCGAACTCTGCCGGAGCAG AGCCGGGATCATGTACGCTTCCGACGACGCCTCCGGCGAGCCGCTGTTGAAATCCAACATGTTCTCGCTCGGCGGCGCCAAGTTCTTCGGAGCCGTCAACCGGAGCATCAACCTGG GTGGACAGAGTGCTCTTGCTCTGCGTTTGCTCCTAGCTGTTTTTTCGTCCAAGATTTCTTCTGGCGCGAACCGGCCGTTTGGGGAGGAG TTCCGAGCAGCTAGGAGGGTGTCTGAAGATATTGGCGCTCAGCTCGTTCTTGGGGATCGCCCTATTGAAATAACT CTTGAACGAGCTTTGAAATCCCTCAGCTGGGATGAAAAGACTAAACTCGTAATCTCATTATTCCGTGGAATCACTTCAACGACTGATATGCCG CAGCAGGATGAGAAAGCTGCGGTTAGCCCGTACGAGCTGTACGAGAAGCTTAGCAGCTCATATCCTTCACTGCTACAGCCTCTCGTACATGAGCGCGACATG TTCATGGCTTGGTCCCTAAAGAGGAGCAAGGCCGTGAACAAGAGCAAGACGGTGGTTGGGGTCATCGGGAAGGGGCATATGAACGGCGTGGTGTACGCGCTGATCTCTGACCAGGGGGACCTGAGGTTCCGCGACCTCGTCGGCAGGGAATCGTCGGAGACCTGGGCTAGCTCCGTCGTCAAGGGCCTGGTCAGGGATACGGTGATAGGGCTCGCTCTCTGGGCTCTGTACGAACTGCTGCAAGCTGCCGCCGTACATATAAAGCTGTAG
- the LOC109735898 gene encoding uncharacterized protein isoform X2, producing MAAGPTPSTAASFRPPLPPPPPCFDYRSASLADTRASAAAADPALAGLVESGALVRVPRRRFGPVPAWRPPDFAEPEDVWILGTSHLSAESADEVERVLRAVRPDNVVVELCRSRAGIMYASDDASGEPLLKSNMFSLGGAKFFGAVNRSINLGGQSALALRLLLAVFSSKISSGANRPFGEEFRAARRVSEDIGAQLVLGDRPIEITLERALKSLSWDEKTKLVISLFRGITSTTDMPQDEKAAVSPYELYEKLSSSYPSLLQPLVHERDMFMAWSLKRSKAVNKSKTVVGVIGKGHMNGVVYALISDQGDLRFRDLVGRESSETWASSVVKGLVRDTVIGLALWALYELLQAAAVHIKL from the exons ATGGCAGCGGGCCCCACGCCATCCACCGCCGCGTCCTTCCGGCCGCCcctgccgcctccgccgccgtgcttCGACTATCGGTCCGCGTCGCTCGCCGACACGCGTGCCAGCGCAGCCGCGGCGGACCCAGCGTTGGCTGGGTTGGTCGAGTCCGGCGCACTGGTACGCGTCCCGCGGCGGCGGTTCGGGCCGGTGCCGGCGTGGCGGCCGCCGGACTTCGCTGAGCCCGAGGACGTGTGGATCCTCGGGACCTCGCACCTCTCCGCGGAGTCCGCCGACGAGGTCGAGCGCGTGCTCCGTGCCGTCCGCCCCGACAACGTCGTCGTCGAACTCTGCCGGAGCAG AGCCGGGATCATGTACGCTTCCGACGACGCCTCCGGCGAGCCGCTGTTGAAATCCAACATGTTCTCGCTCGGCGGCGCCAAGTTCTTCGGAGCCGTCAACCGGAGCATCAACCTGG GTGGACAGAGTGCTCTTGCTCTGCGTTTGCTCCTAGCTGTTTTTTCGTCCAAGATTTCTTCTGGCGCGAACCGGCCGTTTGGGGAGGAG TTCCGAGCAGCTAGGAGGGTGTCTGAAGATATTGGCGCTCAGCTCGTTCTTGGGGATCGCCCTATTGAAATAACT CTTGAACGAGCTTTGAAATCCCTCAGCTGGGATGAAAAGACTAAACTCGTAATCTCATTATTCCGTGGAATCACTTCAACGACTGATATGCCG CAGGATGAGAAAGCTGCGGTTAGCCCGTACGAGCTGTACGAGAAGCTTAGCAGCTCATATCCTTCACTGCTACAGCCTCTCGTACATGAGCGCGACATG TTCATGGCTTGGTCCCTAAAGAGGAGCAAGGCCGTGAACAAGAGCAAGACGGTGGTTGGGGTCATCGGGAAGGGGCATATGAACGGCGTGGTGTACGCGCTGATCTCTGACCAGGGGGACCTGAGGTTCCGCGACCTCGTCGGCAGGGAATCGTCGGAGACCTGGGCTAGCTCCGTCGTCAAGGGCCTGGTCAGGGATACGGTGATAGGGCTCGCTCTCTGGGCTCTGTACGAACTGCTGCAAGCTGCCGCCGTACATATAAAGCTGTAG